The DNA sequence GATGGCTTTGTCGATTTCTCGAAGAGTATTGCGTGCCTTCGCTCCCGGCGACGTTTCTTCTCTGCCATTTTCTGTATATAGCGGTAGCCCCTTCCTGCAATCTCTctaataatttgtttaattttgtgttttttcttgtttgttgtgaaaaaaagttagagcCTTGTTGGTTGATTTCATCCATAGTGTAATTAGCTTAGCAATCAATATTCAGctgtttatttctttctcttctgtTGTTTTCTTTGCTGTATTCAGCTTTGTTGCTTGGTGTCAAGAGTCAATTCTTAGTATTTGGAAACTTTTGTTATGTGGTTGGATTCTAAGCTCTTGCTATGAAAAATTGATGCAGCACTTCGTGGTCATGATTGTCGCGATAGCTCTTATGTGATGAGATCTTCGGTCCTCGGAAAGGTAGACTGTGAATGCACATACACCTTACTGGGATTGTTTTTTAACTACATTAGTTTAGGATTGGACTAAATTACTTTGAGTGCTTCTTGCTATGATTTTATGCTCAAATGGAAACCAAGTCCTAGCTGAGACTTTATTTGTGCCAGGCATCTTTGGATGTTTTCCGGAGGTACTCTACCGCTATTTTGACCCCAAATTCAAGTGAAGGTGCATTTCCGTCGCATTTGTTGTCCTCTAAACATAAAGGTGTTGCCATTCCTGATCGGGAAATAGGTACATGGGccccttttatttttatgaattgcTCTGGTAGATATGGCCTTTATTTCTGACATCTCACTGCTTATGATTTAgtgagtatataaaattagagtAATGGGTGGTCTTTATAAATCACTTGCTATCTAGTAGCATGCACATTTGTATTTAGTGCCCTTGTTTAAAATTGGTGGAGATGaaagaaacataaattgaAAGTAATTGCTTTTGTATTTGCtatcatttttagattttatctGTAAAAAAGTATGGAGCAGTGttgttcattttcttaattgatGCTGTAGGTCTCTGTCAGGATCTGGTTATTCCTGttacaaattttcataatGAAGATAAAGGCTTTATGACATTGGGTGGTGATGTTTTTGATGTGCCAATCAGAAAGGATATTATTCATCGTGTCGTAAGGTGGCAACTAGCTAAGCGGCGGCAGGTGCGCCATGTTCATTCTTGttgatgaattaatagttaaaagttttaaagaaaataatgtcaACAATTCTTCTTAGTACAAGGAATGGCCAAATAgaagcaaaatataaatcccTGCCGCTGTTATTGGTCGATGCAGCCATTTAAGAGAGATTTTTCGTGGCTTCTCTGTCAAAACTCTCTGACTACTAATTTATTCTTCCTTCTTatgatcttatttttatggtaaAGGTGTGTCAGGGCTCATTTGGCCTTTCCTTTCCTTCCCCATATGTAATCtggagtagtatttgttttcatTAACGCACTCTTGGATTTTAATCTAGTTCTACTGTGCTATGTTTTAGGGGACACATTCAACCAAAACGATTAGTGAGGTTAGCGGGACTGGCAGGAAGCCTTGGCCCCAGAAGGGCACTGGTCGTGCAAGGCATGGAACACTTCGTGGTGCACAGGTGAATATTTAGCTTCttcagtttgtt is a window from the Salvia hispanica cultivar TCC Black 2014 chromosome 1, UniMelb_Shisp_WGS_1.0, whole genome shotgun sequence genome containing:
- the LOC125213443 gene encoding 50S ribosomal protein L4-like produces the protein MALSISRRVLRAFAPGDVSSLPFSVYSALRGHDCRDSSYVMRSSVLGKASLDVFRRYSTAILTPNSSEGAFPSHLLSSKHKGVAIPDREIGLCQDLVIPVTNFHNEDKGFMTLGGDVFDVPIRKDIIHRVVRWQLAKRRQGTHSTKTISEVSGTGRKPWPQKGTGRARHGTLRGAQFRGGATMHGPKPRSHAIKLNKKVRRLGLKIALSARAAEGKLMVFEDLEVPSHKTKNIVHFVSQMENAKKILVVDGGPINEKLKLATQNLHYVNVLPSIGLNVYSILLHDTLVMSRDAVNRIVERMRTPINR